The following proteins are encoded in a genomic region of Microbacterium sp. NC79:
- a CDS encoding glycosyltransferase: MKPAVSIIVPLFNDEEWVAAALDSCLKQTSGDFEVLCIDDASTDTTAAIVEEYASRDSRIRLIQQPTNASAFQARRAGIGAAAGDYVLFLDGDDALAPNAVKATVAKARSAKADVVGFGVEIVTANSKTPRRFEAALQPRHKELHSTDIVTSLFPVGEEANGHLWRYLFATDLLRAAYEGFTRDATYYRANDLPITLLALAHATKYVSLPDRLYRYNFQRGTSGHTINGVDHFNFLLSGIDPITAIADEVSAISGRFTHPEALLRTYESARLHIIGNVLKYCIRDTTGDLQSTCLRLLKDKVGDLQVTRAAAAFVPSALDSLSAHATRPVQPTEPVRNVLLYTAYLGIGGLQSVLQHHAQALVNTGHRVTIAVAGRVENEVELPFGVDIVVVAGHRLERLDRWVEICQQYEIDVIIDHHLLYNDNWPWFALTALDSGVPTIGWVHNFALRPLFDGNQRITFLTTHLNILLKVATLSPTDVAFWKLQGVEHVYYIPNPPSQLSLLALDRGGARTAPDQPIEIAWWGRLDHATKQVMHLIETAAHLKRLGLDFRMTLIGPETKTLSAKDVHKGAAKRGVSDFIELKPGLPPEDLLDVLSHTHLMISASAIEGYQLTIIEAQLLGIPVVMYDLPWLTTVRDNPGIVTTPPGEPHNLAEAVVSLVRDADRYERLSREGVGFAEKLSSLDIEEILSQLINDELSPRCSPEPTLRDARILTQWLVRYGELNVGDSERNHRKESAASIRRERDRAIGELKSIKSGPSFRIGRAVTSVPRKLRGLLHRTKRLPEPGVAQSFSEPSAPRPEKSHTPDVSFVVPVFNAAPWLEVCVTSALAQTRVNLEVICIDDGSTDESRQILNNLAQQDSRVTVLCQENSGQSVARNLGLQAATGRYIIYLDSDDYWAKDALHDFVRHADENALDMYLFDAVPFKDGDIEDSTWNRYSTYYQRKKSYSDTRSGAQLMSDMRRNNDYRPHVGMYMTRTAFARQAGPRFIPSIVHQDNPYTFALLLNARRAAHTSQSVYARRMRPGSTITTLTPARSARGYFLSYLAMSRELRKHSIEAPVEEQVLDIVSRVYEGARKQFELLSDAEADEIHGLDPSGDAVRVHAMLLAADPAPDDPAHLSAG, translated from the coding sequence ATGAAACCCGCAGTCTCTATCATCGTTCCGCTCTTCAACGACGAAGAATGGGTCGCGGCGGCGCTCGACAGTTGCCTCAAGCAAACCTCGGGCGACTTCGAGGTGCTGTGTATTGATGATGCGTCGACGGACACCACCGCTGCGATCGTCGAAGAGTACGCTTCACGCGATTCGCGTATCCGTCTGATTCAGCAACCAACGAATGCCTCCGCGTTCCAAGCGCGCCGCGCCGGCATTGGCGCAGCCGCGGGTGACTATGTACTCTTCCTGGACGGCGATGATGCGCTTGCTCCAAACGCCGTAAAGGCGACCGTGGCGAAGGCACGCTCTGCAAAGGCGGATGTCGTTGGCTTCGGCGTAGAGATCGTCACCGCGAACTCGAAGACGCCGCGCAGATTCGAAGCTGCGCTGCAACCACGCCACAAAGAGCTCCATTCCACCGACATCGTGACGTCGTTGTTTCCTGTCGGAGAGGAGGCCAATGGCCACCTGTGGAGGTATCTCTTTGCCACGGACCTGCTTCGTGCCGCATACGAAGGATTTACTCGCGACGCCACCTACTATCGCGCCAACGACCTGCCGATCACGCTGCTCGCTCTGGCCCACGCCACCAAGTATGTTTCGCTACCGGACCGCCTATACCGATACAACTTTCAACGTGGCACAAGTGGCCATACCATCAACGGTGTCGACCACTTCAACTTCCTACTTAGTGGAATAGATCCAATCACCGCGATCGCGGATGAAGTGAGTGCGATTAGTGGACGGTTCACTCACCCAGAAGCGCTCCTGCGGACCTATGAGTCGGCGCGTCTCCACATCATCGGCAATGTGCTCAAATATTGCATTCGCGACACGACTGGAGATCTCCAGTCGACCTGCTTGAGATTGTTGAAAGACAAGGTTGGCGACCTGCAAGTCACGCGAGCGGCTGCGGCCTTCGTGCCCTCCGCCCTTGATTCCTTGTCTGCACATGCCACCAGGCCAGTGCAACCAACGGAGCCCGTACGAAACGTGTTGCTGTACACGGCATACCTCGGTATCGGTGGATTACAGTCTGTGCTCCAACACCATGCCCAGGCTCTGGTCAACACGGGGCACCGCGTCACGATCGCGGTGGCTGGTCGTGTCGAGAACGAAGTCGAGTTGCCTTTTGGCGTTGATATCGTCGTCGTCGCCGGCCACCGCCTGGAGCGGCTAGACCGCTGGGTAGAGATCTGCCAGCAATACGAGATCGATGTGATCATCGATCACCACCTTCTCTACAACGACAACTGGCCATGGTTCGCGCTCACGGCTCTCGATAGTGGCGTTCCGACCATTGGTTGGGTCCATAATTTCGCGCTACGACCCCTCTTTGACGGCAACCAACGCATCACTTTCCTCACAACGCACCTGAATATCTTGTTGAAGGTCGCGACTTTGTCGCCGACCGATGTCGCATTCTGGAAGTTACAAGGCGTCGAGCACGTCTACTACATTCCAAACCCGCCATCCCAGTTGAGCCTGTTGGCCCTCGACCGTGGGGGCGCACGCACGGCTCCAGACCAACCCATTGAGATCGCTTGGTGGGGGCGATTGGATCATGCCACCAAACAAGTGATGCACCTCATCGAGACGGCTGCACATCTGAAGCGCCTTGGCCTCGATTTTCGGATGACCCTTATCGGCCCAGAAACAAAAACGTTGTCCGCCAAGGACGTGCACAAAGGTGCGGCCAAACGAGGAGTGTCTGACTTCATCGAACTTAAGCCAGGTCTTCCGCCCGAGGACCTACTTGACGTGCTGTCACACACGCACCTCATGATCTCAGCGAGCGCAATTGAGGGCTATCAACTCACGATTATTGAAGCGCAGCTACTGGGGATTCCGGTTGTCATGTATGACTTGCCCTGGCTCACTACCGTGCGCGACAACCCAGGCATCGTTACCACGCCCCCTGGCGAACCGCACAACCTTGCCGAGGCCGTGGTCAGCCTAGTTCGCGACGCGGACCGCTACGAAAGGCTGTCACGCGAAGGCGTCGGATTCGCCGAGAAGTTGTCCTCGTTGGACATAGAAGAGATCCTCTCTCAGCTCATCAACGACGAGCTCTCCCCGAGGTGTTCCCCTGAACCGACGTTAAGAGACGCCCGTATTCTCACACAGTGGCTCGTTCGATACGGCGAACTGAACGTTGGCGATTCCGAGCGGAACCATCGCAAGGAAAGCGCGGCGTCAATCAGACGTGAGCGTGACCGCGCGATCGGTGAGCTCAAATCGATCAAGAGTGGGCCGTCCTTCCGCATCGGTCGAGCTGTCACCTCGGTACCGCGCAAACTACGCGGCCTGCTGCACCGCACAAAACGCCTCCCGGAACCTGGCGTTGCCCAATCTTTTAGCGAGCCCTCTGCGCCACGGCCTGAGAAGTCGCATACACCTGATGTCAGTTTTGTCGTGCCAGTTTTCAACGCCGCGCCATGGCTTGAGGTATGCGTCACAAGCGCGCTCGCCCAGACCCGGGTCAATCTTGAAGTCATCTGTATCGACGATGGGTCCACCGACGAATCGCGCCAGATTCTTAACAATCTTGCACAACAGGATTCGCGCGTGACGGTCTTGTGTCAAGAGAACAGCGGCCAGTCTGTTGCCCGCAATCTGGGCCTACAGGCAGCCACCGGTCGGTACATCATCTATCTTGACAGCGACGATTACTGGGCGAAGGATGCGCTACACGACTTCGTGCGCCACGCCGATGAGAACGCACTTGACATGTACCTGTTCGACGCGGTTCCTTTCAAGGACGGCGACATTGAGGACTCGACGTGGAACCGATACTCGACCTACTACCAGCGCAAAAAGTCATACAGCGACACACGAAGTGGTGCCCAGCTTATGTCGGATATGCGTCGCAACAATGATTACCGGCCCCACGTCGGGATGTACATGACGCGGACCGCTTTCGCACGTCAGGCTGGACCGCGTTTCATCCCAAGCATCGTTCACCAAGACAACCCATACACGTTTGCTCTCCTCCTCAATGCCCGCCGTGCTGCTCACACGAGTCAGAGCGTCTACGCACGACGGATGCGCCCCGGCTCGACGATCACGACCTTAACTCCTGCGCGCTCTGCGCGAGGCTACTTCCTCTCGTACCTCGCCATGAGTCGCGAATTGCGCAAACACTCGATCGAAGCACCGGTTGAAGAACAGGTGCTGGACATTGTTTCGCGCGTCTACGAGGGTGCGCGCAAACAATTCGAGCTTCTGTCGGACGCAGAAGCCGATGAGATCCATGGTCTCGACCCGTCCGGTGACGCTGTCAGGGTTCACGCGATGTTGCTCGCAGCGGATCCTGCCCCTGATGACCCAGCACACCTATCGGCGGGCTAA
- a CDS encoding glycosyltransferase — MTVPRILFLSHSHAFGPFRVGSHHYARALAADGADVVHLSTPISFAHRATGRISRETLAAVPRGPHVDGGVTHVVPRTLLPVPYARFNVRRELARHGLPTQYDAIVLDQPLLWSDALRDMTTRLIYRPTDLYPDGVKHTLQQRILAAADGVIATSSEVLHELGALTVPSLVIVNGVDAARFTTTDTAERAAVAAYVGALDARFDWAQLAAWAAAHPDVRFAVAGPHGSAPDNLPSNIDLLGAVAYDDLPTLLHGARLGLLPLSDDPLNAGRSPMKLYEYLAAGLAVVTRETPVLQADPAVGLYTYTHAADADAAFTRALAHVSPNQAGVARAAGESWEAKARTLREFVLGL; from the coding sequence ATGACCGTGCCCCGCATTCTCTTTCTCTCCCACAGCCACGCGTTCGGGCCGTTCCGGGTGGGCAGCCACCACTACGCCCGCGCGCTCGCGGCAGACGGCGCCGACGTCGTGCACCTCTCCACCCCGATCTCCTTCGCACACCGCGCTACCGGCCGCATTTCTCGCGAGACGCTCGCCGCGGTTCCGCGCGGGCCGCACGTGGACGGCGGCGTCACCCACGTGGTTCCGCGCACCCTCCTGCCCGTGCCCTACGCGCGCTTCAACGTGCGCCGCGAACTCGCACGCCACGGGCTGCCGACGCAGTATGACGCGATCGTGCTCGACCAGCCGCTGCTGTGGAGCGACGCCCTGCGCGACATGACCACGCGCCTCATCTATCGCCCCACCGACCTGTACCCCGACGGCGTCAAGCACACGCTGCAACAGCGCATTCTGGCCGCAGCCGACGGCGTGATCGCCACGTCGTCTGAAGTGCTGCACGAGTTGGGCGCGCTCACCGTGCCGTCGCTCGTGATCGTTAACGGTGTGGATGCCGCACGCTTCACCACGACCGACACCGCCGAGCGCGCGGCCGTGGCCGCGTACGTCGGCGCGCTCGACGCGCGCTTTGACTGGGCGCAGCTTGCGGCGTGGGCTGCGGCGCACCCAGACGTGCGGTTCGCTGTTGCAGGGCCCCATGGTTCCGCCCCCGACAACCTGCCGTCGAACATTGACCTGCTCGGAGCCGTCGCCTACGACGATCTGCCCACGCTCCTGCACGGCGCGCGCCTCGGCCTGTTGCCGCTGTCAGACGACCCGCTCAACGCGGGCCGCAGCCCCATGAAGCTGTATGAATACCTCGCCGCCGGTCTCGCCGTCGTCACGCGCGAGACCCCGGTGCTGCAGGCCGACCCCGCCGTCGGGCTGTACACCTATACCCATGCGGCGGACGCCGATGCGGCGTTCACTCGGGCGCTCGCGCATGTGTCGCCGAACCAGGCTGGCGTCGCCCGCGCGGCGGGGGAGTCATGGGAGGCCAAGGCTCGCACCCTGCGGGAGTTCGTGCTCGGGCTATGA
- a CDS encoding glycosyltransferase family 1 protein: MTLFVDDRYRGEHGIGRYAREVLERLHPEATPLELDGSPYAPTDAFRSLPQVGAHDLVYSPGYGALVRAPKQIITVHDLIQLRSPWPGRAKFIAYYGGPVRRVVRKAGVVLTVSETSARDIRAWVRDDNVRVVNAGNGCSAAFTPEGSQAEAPDPYLMYVGNTRHHKNLGVVVRALALTPGVHLRAVIPSPEVPLADALAAEAGVTNRVEWISGVDDEQLAALYRGAVATVMPSTDEGFGLPALESIACGVPVIHWRGCESVAEIVGDKGWALDDATDAPAWAEVFATAASARRRVTLPAGLYDWNRTASIISDELERALGS, translated from the coding sequence ATGACCCTGTTCGTTGACGACCGCTACCGCGGCGAGCACGGCATCGGCCGGTACGCCCGCGAAGTGCTCGAGCGCTTGCACCCGGAGGCTACGCCGCTCGAACTCGACGGCAGCCCGTATGCGCCGACCGACGCGTTCCGCTCGCTGCCGCAGGTGGGCGCCCACGACCTCGTGTACTCCCCCGGTTATGGCGCGCTCGTGCGGGCGCCGAAGCAGATCATCACGGTGCACGACCTCATTCAGTTGCGGTCGCCGTGGCCCGGGCGTGCGAAATTCATCGCGTACTACGGCGGCCCGGTGCGACGCGTGGTGCGCAAGGCTGGTGTCGTGCTGACGGTGTCGGAGACGTCGGCGCGCGACATTCGCGCGTGGGTGCGTGACGACAACGTGCGCGTCGTCAACGCCGGCAATGGGTGCTCCGCGGCGTTCACCCCCGAAGGCTCGCAAGCCGAAGCCCCAGACCCCTACCTCATGTATGTCGGCAACACCCGGCACCACAAAAACCTGGGCGTGGTCGTGCGGGCACTTGCCCTCACCCCCGGCGTGCACCTGCGCGCCGTTATTCCCAGCCCCGAGGTTCCGCTCGCCGACGCCCTCGCTGCCGAAGCTGGTGTCACGAACCGCGTCGAGTGGATCTCGGGAGTCGACGACGAGCAGCTCGCGGCGCTGTATCGCGGCGCGGTGGCCACCGTCATGCCGTCAACCGACGAGGGCTTCGGGCTGCCGGCGCTCGAGTCGATTGCGTGTGGGGTTCCGGTGATTCACTGGCGCGGCTGCGAGTCCGTCGCCGAAATCGTGGGCGACAAGGGTTGGGCACTCGACGACGCGACCGATGCGCCCGCGTGGGCTGAGGTGTTCGCGACCGCCGCGAGCGCCCGCCGCCGGGTGACACTGCCCGCGGGTCTCTACGACTGGAACCGCACCGCCAGCATCATCTCTGACGAGTTGGAGCGCGCCCTCGGCTCATAG
- a CDS encoding glycosyltransferase, whose product MAGILVHEWLARHGGSENVFEVLSDAFPDAERFCLWNDSDGRFTGVEETMLARAPLRKSKALALPFMPFAWRHLPARDADWVLVSSHLFAHQARFAGPAREVPKLVYAHTPARYIWTPELDGRGSGLAARAVSSMLKPLDRKRAAEPHAIAANSKFIAERIANTWEREAQVIYPPVNVSAFTMPRPLTREERAQLPKLPEQFLLGVSRFVPYKRLDRAIDAGVAAGLPVVLAGGGPDEERLRALAAEKKAHVTFVHNPSTAVLADLYVRALALVFPAIEDFGIMPVEAMATGTPVVASAVGGTAETVVDGVTGALVHEWNHAELAEAVPRAIGTAPQAAIDRAKEFDTSVFTKRITEWVAHETGGTA is encoded by the coding sequence GTGGCAGGCATTCTGGTGCACGAGTGGCTTGCCCGGCACGGCGGTTCTGAGAACGTGTTTGAGGTTCTCTCCGACGCCTTCCCCGACGCCGAGCGCTTTTGCCTGTGGAATGACAGCGATGGCCGCTTCACGGGCGTCGAAGAGACGATGCTGGCCCGCGCCCCACTGCGTAAGAGTAAGGCCCTCGCCCTGCCGTTCATGCCGTTCGCGTGGCGCCACCTGCCGGCCCGCGACGCCGACTGGGTTCTCGTCAGCAGCCACCTGTTCGCGCATCAGGCGCGCTTCGCTGGCCCCGCACGCGAGGTTCCGAAGCTCGTTTACGCGCACACCCCAGCGCGCTACATCTGGACCCCCGAGCTCGACGGCCGCGGATCCGGCCTCGCGGCCCGCGCCGTGTCGAGCATGCTGAAGCCCCTCGACCGCAAGCGCGCCGCCGAGCCCCACGCGATCGCCGCGAACAGCAAGTTCATCGCCGAGCGCATCGCCAACACGTGGGAGCGCGAAGCGCAGGTCATCTACCCTCCCGTCAACGTCTCGGCGTTCACGATGCCGCGCCCCCTCACCCGTGAGGAGCGCGCCCAGCTCCCGAAGCTCCCCGAGCAGTTTCTCCTCGGCGTCTCACGCTTTGTTCCGTATAAGCGTCTCGACCGCGCGATCGACGCGGGCGTCGCCGCGGGTCTGCCCGTCGTGCTCGCCGGTGGCGGACCCGACGAAGAGCGCCTGCGCGCCCTCGCCGCCGAGAAGAAGGCGCACGTCACGTTCGTGCACAATCCGTCGACCGCGGTGCTGGCTGACCTGTACGTCCGCGCGCTGGCGCTCGTCTTTCCGGCGATTGAAGACTTCGGCATCATGCCGGTCGAGGCGATGGCGACCGGAACCCCGGTGGTCGCAAGTGCCGTCGGCGGAACCGCCGAAACGGTTGTTGATGGCGTGACTGGGGCACTGGTGCACGAGTGGAACCACGCCGAGCTGGCAGAGGCGGTGCCCCGTGCGATTGGCACGGCTCCGCAGGCTGCCATCGACCGCGCGAAAGAGTTTGACACGAGTGTCTTCACGAAGCGCATCACCGAGTGGGTCGCGCACGAGACCGGTGGCACCGCATGA
- a CDS encoding DUF4012 domain-containing protein, whose translation MMQRDGQPLPAAKEEDDMTKPLTIADEPAKQPTVKKRRRHRVWPWLVFVPLLLILAAAGWVAYTLYGQAMQVRDDLTDMKKELVSVVDQVKDGDTEAVAASAEKIKTLSASANKTVDTPLWDLAAKVPFVGANIEAVAETTKATDIIVSEALPSVLELLKTFDLSGISVAGGIDLQPFREVMPLLPALSETFVKAQGHLDKIDRDAILPFVEDNIGQVVDMVAEATPLIEVGNKYLPTILPMLGDGGTRNYAVMFQNNAEIRSTGGNPGNAAILSITDGKVTMREDWAVVSFAALGYGGTGLPYIEPAEKAALFENDTTQYVQNYSRFPEFADTSSYIQQLWTKATDETLDGVISLDPVMLSYMLAVAGPVDVPGYDRQVTGDNAVQTLMSDAYEDFGTGAEAQLFFDAAAGAIFAKVMSGDWEPMAMFDAFDRGNAEQRVYMSFVNPNEQAMSAEFGTDGRIYTDTATTAQVGIYLNDAAYSKLEYYLSTSMDVACDPNARTVTTSITMTNNIPHGNFSNYTLGARNGNFGVPRTTMMLDVLSFALPGGELVATSPEYSDYSSMDRSGNYNGLDARNIFTTIAMGESETVSFTSSVPEGVNVPLSVRYSPTTTQTPVTIQESCVVMFPGTEVPAP comes from the coding sequence ATGATGCAACGTGACGGTCAGCCGTTGCCGGCTGCGAAGGAAGAAGACGACATGACGAAGCCGCTCACGATTGCCGACGAGCCCGCGAAGCAGCCCACGGTGAAGAAGCGTCGCCGTCACCGCGTGTGGCCGTGGCTGGTGTTTGTTCCGCTGCTGCTGATTCTCGCCGCTGCCGGATGGGTCGCCTACACGCTCTACGGGCAGGCGATGCAGGTGCGCGACGACCTCACCGACATGAAGAAAGAGCTCGTCTCGGTCGTCGACCAGGTGAAGGACGGCGACACCGAGGCCGTTGCGGCCTCTGCCGAGAAGATCAAGACGCTCTCTGCCAGCGCCAACAAGACGGTCGATACGCCGCTCTGGGATCTCGCCGCCAAGGTTCCGTTCGTCGGCGCCAACATCGAAGCGGTCGCCGAAACCACGAAGGCCACCGACATTATCGTCAGCGAGGCGCTGCCGTCGGTGCTCGAGCTGCTCAAGACTTTTGACCTCTCCGGAATTTCAGTTGCGGGCGGTATTGATCTGCAACCGTTCCGCGAAGTGATGCCGCTGCTGCCCGCGCTGTCGGAGACGTTCGTCAAGGCGCAGGGGCACCTCGACAAGATCGACCGCGACGCGATTCTGCCGTTCGTTGAAGACAACATCGGCCAGGTCGTTGACATGGTTGCTGAGGCAACGCCGCTCATCGAGGTGGGCAACAAGTACCTGCCGACCATTCTTCCGATGCTTGGCGACGGTGGCACGCGTAACTACGCGGTGATGTTCCAGAACAACGCCGAGATTCGCTCGACCGGTGGTAACCCCGGCAACGCGGCCATTCTGTCGATCACCGACGGCAAGGTCACGATGCGTGAAGACTGGGCGGTCGTGTCGTTTGCGGCGCTCGGCTACGGTGGCACGGGTCTGCCGTACATCGAGCCGGCGGAGAAGGCGGCGCTGTTCGAGAATGACACGACGCAGTACGTGCAGAATTACTCGCGCTTCCCCGAGTTTGCCGACACGTCGTCCTACATTCAGCAGCTCTGGACTAAGGCGACCGACGAAACTCTCGACGGTGTGATCTCGCTTGACCCGGTCATGCTCTCTTACATGCTGGCTGTTGCCGGCCCTGTGGATGTTCCGGGTTATGACCGTCAGGTCACGGGCGACAACGCCGTGCAGACGCTGATGAGCGACGCCTACGAAGACTTCGGCACGGGTGCCGAGGCTCAGCTGTTCTTCGACGCTGCCGCTGGGGCGATCTTCGCGAAGGTTATGTCGGGTGACTGGGAGCCGATGGCGATGTTCGATGCCTTCGACCGTGGCAATGCCGAGCAGCGCGTCTACATGTCGTTCGTCAACCCGAACGAGCAGGCGATGTCTGCTGAGTTCGGCACCGACGGCCGCATCTACACCGACACCGCGACCACTGCGCAGGTGGGCATCTATCTCAACGATGCCGCGTACTCGAAGCTCGAGTACTACCTGTCGACGTCGATGGACGTGGCGTGTGACCCGAACGCTCGCACCGTGACAACGTCGATCACGATGACGAACAACATTCCGCACGGAAACTTCTCGAACTACACGCTGGGTGCCCGCAACGGAAACTTCGGTGTGCCGCGCACCACGATGATGCTTGACGTGCTGTCGTTTGCGCTGCCTGGCGGCGAGCTCGTCGCGACCAGCCCGGAGTACAGCGACTACTCGAGCATGGATCGTTCGGGCAATTACAACGGCCTGGATGCCCGGAACATTTTCACGACGATTGCGATGGGGGAGAGCGAGACGGTGTCGTTTACCTCCAGCGTGCCCGAGGGCGTCAACGTGCCGCTTTCGGTGCGATACAGCCCGACCACGACGCAGACCCCCGTAACCATTCAGGAGTCGTGCGTTGTCATGTTCCCCGGAACCGAGGTTCCGGCGCCGTAG
- a CDS encoding HNH endonuclease signature motif containing protein, with translation MATLGDIAELIPTLCGHDASAVACSCGENSAAHSGGHAGVTAAEFEALMLGMNDAEIHAIMQESAAVERQVALLRQIATGIASARSARAFGHGGLAAKRGHRSAVSLVQEILGVSQAEAARQVRVSESLVDATGTTGLPDAVVGVGEREPDTRSGGHDDGAGGANGDGSDDDGDGSGATGDEAGVSAVCQPRAWHEPLRVALRDQALSNAQFDTIRTGLGEPPRMPRDADGNPLPILVKKTAAPTCGECGAGDCGHSGGDAGGVCNHDRDGSSDLIGDTVMVEYTPTVEEADAFDAAAREAWSLAAEQLVVEARVRTIKDLLAHARFMRDQLDPEGAKRRFDERYEARSFRMFQTDTGATRVIWTLDDQTALLIAAAHDAALRPRRGGPRFVDSAEIERAAALAKDPRTNEQLASDLMTDIVRAGILADAKSVFGTRQAGVRLVQVIDDHGHRAPVAYTEDRLTVLPGGVADQHLCNSESIHATFDASGNPLNLGRSVRKFTAAQKTVLAIRDGGCRWPNCDRPASYTEAHHIDPWEEGGTTDIDRGILLCQYHHLNVHNNKWRITRQGKGDFTLTHPDHPPQPLPARAALEYAFQDIALPDPRFRQTSSPPTRESAAA, from the coding sequence ATGGCAACTTTAGGCGACATTGCGGAGCTGATTCCCACTCTTTGTGGGCATGACGCTTCCGCTGTCGCGTGCTCGTGCGGCGAGAATTCTGCCGCACATTCTGGTGGTCATGCGGGTGTGACGGCAGCGGAGTTCGAGGCGCTGATGCTGGGCATGAATGACGCGGAGATTCACGCGATCATGCAAGAGAGCGCCGCCGTCGAGCGACAGGTTGCCCTATTGCGGCAGATCGCGACGGGCATCGCATCTGCGCGGTCCGCGCGTGCGTTTGGGCATGGCGGTCTCGCCGCAAAGCGCGGACACCGCTCGGCAGTGTCGCTGGTGCAAGAGATTCTGGGGGTTTCACAGGCCGAGGCCGCCCGTCAGGTGCGGGTGAGTGAGAGCTTGGTTGATGCGACCGGAACCACGGGGCTGCCGGATGCGGTCGTCGGCGTTGGAGAACGCGAACCCGATACGCGCAGCGGCGGGCACGACGATGGTGCCGGCGGTGCAAACGGTGACGGTAGTGACGACGATGGTGATGGTTCCGGGGCTACCGGCGACGAAGCTGGCGTATCCGCGGTGTGTCAGCCGCGTGCATGGCATGAACCGCTTCGCGTCGCGTTGCGAGACCAGGCGCTGTCGAACGCGCAGTTCGACACGATTCGCACCGGACTCGGTGAACCACCCCGCATGCCCCGAGACGCTGACGGCAACCCCCTCCCGATCCTGGTGAAGAAGACTGCCGCGCCCACATGTGGTGAATGCGGCGCCGGCGATTGCGGCCACAGTGGCGGCGACGCTGGGGGAGTCTGCAATCACGACCGTGATGGCTCTAGCGATCTCATCGGCGACACCGTGATGGTCGAATACACGCCGACCGTCGAAGAAGCAGACGCATTTGATGCAGCAGCCCGCGAGGCGTGGAGTCTGGCCGCCGAGCAACTTGTTGTGGAAGCGCGTGTTCGCACGATCAAAGATCTGCTCGCGCACGCCCGATTCATGCGAGACCAACTCGACCCTGAGGGTGCCAAGCGTCGATTCGATGAGCGCTATGAGGCGCGGTCGTTTCGGATGTTCCAAACCGACACCGGCGCCACCCGCGTCATATGGACTCTCGATGACCAGACGGCACTGTTGATCGCCGCGGCCCACGATGCGGCTCTGCGCCCGCGCCGCGGCGGCCCCCGCTTCGTCGACTCGGCCGAAATTGAGAGAGCCGCCGCGCTCGCTAAAGACCCACGCACAAACGAACAACTTGCGAGCGACCTGATGACTGACATCGTGCGCGCCGGAATCCTCGCCGACGCGAAAAGCGTGTTCGGTACCCGTCAAGCGGGCGTCCGCCTCGTCCAGGTCATCGACGACCACGGCCATCGCGCACCCGTCGCATACACCGAAGACCGACTCACCGTGCTTCCCGGCGGAGTCGCCGACCAGCACCTCTGCAACAGCGAAAGCATCCACGCGACGTTTGACGCGAGCGGCAACCCGCTCAACCTCGGCCGATCAGTTCGAAAGTTCACTGCGGCGCAGAAAACCGTCCTCGCGATCCGTGATGGCGGCTGCCGGTGGCCCAATTGCGACCGTCCAGCGTCCTACACCGAAGCCCACCACATCGACCCGTGGGAAGAGGGCGGAACCACCGATATCGACCGCGGCATCCTGCTCTGTCAGTACCACCATCTCAACGTCCACAACAATAAATGGCGCATAACTCGGCAGGGTAAGGGCGATTTCACCCTTACCCACCCCGACCATCCGCCGCAGCCACTGCCCGCTCGGGCAGCCCTCGAGTATGCGTTCCAAGACATCGCTCTGCCCGATCCCCGCTTCCGACAAACCTCGTCACCACCCACACGAGAATCGGCAGCCGCATGA